A single region of the Solwaraspora sp. WMMD406 genome encodes:
- the ileS gene encoding isoleucine--tRNA ligase → MAYPMTGPVTRASDGSDQAETGDQAETGVPASPDLPAVERRVLEYWTADKTFEASVDQRDPGPNGANEYVFYDGPPFANGLPHYGHLFTGYVKDVVPRYQTMRGRRVERRFGWDCHGLPAEVEAERQLGISTKAEIVELGMERFNDVCRSSVLAYTQDWERYVTRQARWVDFANDYKTLDLDYMESVMWAFKALHDKGLIYEGFRVLAYCWRCETPLSNTETRMDDVYRDRQDQTVTVWFELAPQQPGGEPERIGVWTTTPWTLPSNLALAVGPDIEYAVLRRDGQRYLLGAARVEAYAKELDGFERIGTVRGADLVGRRYTPLFDFLVDQAGPNAFQVLGADFVTTEDGTGVVHMAPAFGEDDQNACTAAGIPTIVTVDDHTRFTALVPPYVGEQVFDTNKPIIRQLRERGVLLRHDTYTHSYPHCWRCDTPLVYKAVSSWFVAVSTFRDRMVELNQQIEWSPAHVKDGSFGKWLAGARDWSISRNRFWGSPIPVWKSDDPAYPRVDVYGSLDELERDFGVRPADLHRPGIDELTRPNPDDPTGRSTMRRVAEVLDCWFESGSMPFAQVHYPFENREWFEHHYPGDFIVEYIGQTRGWFYTMHVLATALFDRPAFRTCVSHGILLGADGRKMSKSLRNYPDVYEVFDTYGSDAMRWMLMASPVLRGGDMAVVESGVRDAVRQVLLPLWNVWYFFALYANAEGYTATRRTDSTHLLDRYVLAKTGELVDEVTRQMDGYDISVACASVRTYLDALTNWYVRRSRDRFWSGDADAFDTLYTVLETLARVVAPLAPLTSEEIWRGLTGERSVHLTDWPVAAEFPADRDLVAAMDAVRDVCSAGLSLRKARNLRVRLPLPAMTVATSAADRLRPFADLVTDEVNVKSVTFTDAVDSYCQQVLTVVPRVLGPRVGGQVQTVIKAVKAGDWTLSDDGAPVAAGVRLAEGEYELKLVAADPEHSAPLPAGQGVVVLDTTVTPELAAEGLARDLVRVIQQARRAADLRITDRIRVSVAAGDQVAEAVRAYHGFVAGEVLADDVSFRPAGAGVGDDADGGAGDDADGGVGPGADAGVGFAGEVGEGEPVTVRVRRSERGRARV, encoded by the coding sequence ATGGCGTACCCGATGACCGGTCCCGTCACCCGGGCGTCCGACGGCAGCGATCAGGCCGAGACCGGCGATCAGGCCGAGACCGGCGTACCGGCCAGTCCTGACCTGCCGGCGGTGGAACGCCGGGTCCTGGAGTACTGGACGGCCGACAAGACCTTCGAAGCCAGCGTCGACCAGCGCGACCCCGGCCCGAACGGGGCCAACGAGTACGTCTTCTACGACGGTCCGCCGTTCGCCAACGGGCTGCCGCACTACGGCCACCTGTTCACCGGCTACGTCAAGGACGTGGTGCCGCGTTACCAGACGATGCGGGGACGACGGGTCGAGCGCCGCTTCGGCTGGGACTGCCACGGCCTGCCCGCCGAGGTCGAAGCCGAACGGCAGCTCGGCATCTCCACCAAGGCGGAGATCGTCGAGCTGGGCATGGAACGCTTCAACGACGTGTGCCGCAGCTCGGTGCTGGCCTACACCCAGGACTGGGAGCGGTACGTCACCCGCCAGGCCCGCTGGGTCGACTTCGCCAACGACTACAAGACGCTCGACCTCGACTACATGGAAAGCGTCATGTGGGCTTTCAAGGCCCTGCACGACAAGGGCCTGATCTACGAGGGCTTCCGGGTGCTGGCGTACTGCTGGCGGTGCGAGACGCCGCTGAGCAACACCGAGACCCGCATGGACGACGTCTACCGGGACCGGCAGGACCAGACCGTCACCGTCTGGTTCGAGCTGGCGCCGCAGCAGCCGGGCGGCGAGCCGGAGCGGATCGGGGTGTGGACCACCACGCCGTGGACCCTGCCGTCCAACCTGGCCCTCGCCGTCGGCCCGGACATCGAGTACGCGGTGCTGCGGCGCGACGGGCAGCGTTACCTGCTCGGCGCGGCGCGGGTCGAGGCGTACGCCAAGGAACTGGACGGGTTCGAACGGATCGGCACCGTGCGCGGGGCCGACCTGGTGGGCCGCCGCTACACCCCGCTGTTCGACTTCCTGGTCGACCAGGCCGGCCCGAACGCGTTCCAGGTGCTCGGCGCGGACTTCGTCACCACCGAGGACGGTACCGGGGTGGTGCACATGGCCCCGGCGTTCGGCGAGGACGACCAGAACGCCTGCACCGCCGCCGGAATCCCGACGATCGTCACCGTCGACGACCACACCCGGTTCACCGCGCTGGTCCCGCCGTACGTCGGTGAGCAGGTGTTCGACACCAACAAGCCGATCATCCGCCAGTTGCGCGAGCGGGGTGTGCTGCTGCGTCACGACACCTACACCCACTCGTACCCGCACTGCTGGCGGTGCGACACGCCGCTGGTCTACAAGGCGGTGTCGTCGTGGTTCGTGGCCGTGTCGACGTTCCGGGACCGGATGGTGGAGCTGAACCAGCAGATCGAGTGGTCACCGGCGCACGTCAAGGACGGCTCGTTCGGCAAGTGGCTGGCCGGGGCCCGGGACTGGTCGATCAGCCGCAACCGGTTCTGGGGCTCGCCGATCCCGGTGTGGAAATCCGACGACCCGGCCTACCCCCGGGTCGACGTGTACGGCTCGCTCGACGAGCTGGAGCGCGACTTCGGCGTCCGCCCGGCCGATCTGCACCGGCCCGGCATCGACGAGCTGACCCGGCCCAACCCGGACGACCCGACCGGCCGGTCCACGATGCGCCGGGTGGCGGAGGTGCTGGACTGCTGGTTCGAGTCCGGGTCGATGCCGTTCGCCCAGGTGCACTACCCGTTCGAGAACCGGGAATGGTTCGAGCACCACTACCCGGGTGACTTCATCGTCGAGTACATCGGGCAGACCCGGGGCTGGTTCTACACCATGCACGTGCTGGCCACCGCGCTGTTCGACCGGCCGGCGTTCCGGACCTGCGTCAGCCACGGCATCCTGCTCGGCGCCGACGGGCGCAAGATGAGCAAGAGCCTGCGTAACTACCCGGACGTGTACGAGGTGTTCGACACCTACGGCTCGGACGCGATGCGCTGGATGCTGATGGCCTCGCCGGTGCTGCGCGGCGGGGACATGGCGGTGGTGGAGAGCGGCGTCCGCGACGCGGTCCGGCAGGTCCTGCTGCCGCTGTGGAACGTCTGGTACTTCTTCGCGCTGTACGCCAACGCGGAGGGCTACACCGCGACGCGGCGGACCGACAGCACCCACCTGCTCGACCGGTACGTGCTGGCCAAGACCGGGGAGCTGGTCGACGAGGTCACCCGGCAGATGGACGGCTACGACATCTCCGTTGCCTGCGCCAGCGTGCGGACCTACCTGGACGCGTTGACCAACTGGTACGTGCGTCGGTCCCGGGACCGGTTCTGGTCCGGCGACGCCGACGCCTTCGACACGCTCTACACCGTGTTGGAGACGCTGGCCCGGGTGGTGGCGCCGCTGGCGCCGCTGACCAGCGAGGAGATCTGGCGAGGGCTGACCGGGGAGCGGTCGGTGCACCTGACCGACTGGCCGGTGGCGGCCGAGTTCCCCGCCGACCGCGACCTGGTCGCGGCGATGGACGCGGTCCGGGACGTCTGCTCCGCCGGGTTGTCGCTGCGCAAGGCGCGTAACCTGCGGGTCCGGCTGCCGTTGCCGGCGATGACCGTGGCGACCTCGGCGGCGGACCGGCTGCGGCCCTTCGCCGACCTGGTCACCGACGAGGTCAACGTGAAGTCGGTGACCTTCACCGACGCCGTCGACAGCTACTGCCAGCAGGTGCTGACCGTGGTGCCCCGGGTGCTCGGGCCACGGGTGGGTGGCCAGGTCCAGACGGTGATCAAGGCGGTGAAGGCCGGGGACTGGACGTTGAGCGACGACGGTGCGCCGGTCGCCGCCGGGGTCCGGCTCGCCGAGGGGGAGTACGAGCTGAAGCTGGTCGCCGCCGACCCGGAGCACTCCGCGCCGCTGCCGGCCGGCCAGGGGGTGGTGGTGTTGGACACCACCGTCACCCCGGAGCTGGCCGCCGAAGGCCTGGCCCGGGACCTGGTCCGGGTGATCCAGCAGGCCCGCCGTGCCGCCGACCTGCGGATCACCGACCGGATCCGGGTCAGCGTGGCGGCCGGCGATCAGGTGGCCGAGGCGGTACGGGCGTACCACGGCTTCGTCGCCGGTGAGGTGCTCGCCGACGACGTGTCGTTCCGACCGGCCGGTGCCGGCGTCGGTGATGACGCGGACGGTGGTGCCGGTGATGACGCGGACGGTGGTGTCGGTCCTGGTGCCGACGCCGGCGTCGGGTTCGCCGGTGAGGTGGGTGAGGGTGAGCCCGTCACCGTCCGGGTACGCCGGTCTGAGCGGGGGCGCGCACGGGTCTAA
- a CDS encoding lysophospholipid acyltransferase family protein has translation MPPLYSIGKVTVAPALMLGWRPKVEGLENVPSTGGVILAANHLSVADEYFLGAVLPRHVAFWAKAEYFTGTGVRGFLTRSLVTGLGAIRVERGGGRAALSAFDGAIPLLRAGRQVAVFPEGTRSPDGRLYRGRTGAARLALAAGVPIVPVGFLGTDEIQPIGALWPKFKRGTVVVRFGKPLDFTGRADDHTELRKMTDEMMSEIQRLTGQEYVGRYAPPRTGAGRAVNGSTGDAPPPAGPAGDDPVTPG, from the coding sequence GTGCCGCCGCTGTATTCGATCGGCAAAGTCACTGTCGCACCCGCTCTGATGCTCGGCTGGCGGCCCAAGGTGGAAGGCCTGGAGAACGTCCCGTCCACTGGCGGGGTGATCCTGGCCGCCAACCATCTGTCCGTCGCCGACGAGTACTTCCTCGGCGCGGTCCTGCCCCGGCACGTGGCGTTCTGGGCCAAGGCGGAGTACTTCACCGGTACCGGGGTTCGGGGTTTTCTGACCCGGAGCCTGGTGACCGGGTTGGGGGCGATCCGGGTGGAACGCGGTGGCGGACGGGCCGCGTTGAGTGCGTTCGACGGCGCGATCCCGCTGCTGCGAGCCGGCCGGCAGGTGGCGGTGTTTCCGGAAGGGACCCGGTCACCGGACGGCCGGCTGTACCGGGGCCGGACCGGTGCTGCCCGGCTCGCGCTGGCCGCCGGGGTGCCGATCGTGCCGGTCGGCTTCCTCGGCACCGACGAGATCCAGCCTATCGGCGCGCTCTGGCCGAAGTTCAAGCGTGGCACGGTCGTGGTCCGGTTCGGTAAGCCGCTGGACTTCACCGGGCGCGCAGACGACCACACCGAGTTGCGCAAGATGACCGACGAGATGATGAGCGAGATCCAGCGGCTCACCGGCCAGGAGTACGTGGGGCGCTACGCTCCACCGCGTACCGGTGCCGGCCGGGCCGTGAACGGTTCGACCGGCGACGCGCCGCCGCCGGCCGGCCCGGCCGGCGACGACCCGGTCACCCCCGGCTGA
- a CDS encoding TIGR03960 family B12-binding radical SAM protein → MSVTAGAAPAGVESGPVTRSVWPRLEPLLPQVSKPIQYVGGELGAVTKDWDATIVRWALMYPDAYEVGLPNQGVQILYEVLNEQPDVLAERTYAVWPDLERLMREHGVPQFTVDAHRPVGDFDVFGISFATELGYTNLLTAIDLAGIPLLAADRTDAHPVVLAGGHAAFNPEPIADFIDAAVLGDGEEAVLEITAIVRQWKADGSPGGRDELLLRLARTESVYVPRFYDVDYLPDGRIQRVVPNRADVPFRVHKRTTMDLDAWPYPKKPIVPLAETVHERYAVEIFRGCTRGCRFCQAGMITRPVRERSITTVGQMVADGLEYSGFHEVGLLSLSSADHSEIGDMCSGLAEQYAGTNVSLSLPSTRVDAFNIELAQELSRNGRRTGLTFAPEGGSERIRRVINKMVSEEDLIRTVVTAYTNGWRQVKLYFMCGLPTETDEDVLQIARLAHEVIKAGRAATGSKDIRCTVSIGGFVPKPHTPFQWASMQSPEVIDNRLRLLKQAINADRSLGRAIGYRYHDGQPSLIEGLLSRGDRRVGAVIRRVWESGGRFDGWSEHFSYQRWVDAAAETLPAYGVDLDWYTARERDATEVLPWDHLDSGLDKDWLWQDWQDAMSEYEQDDCRWTPCFDCGVCPSMDTEIQIGPTGQKLLPLTPVNTGLRAPAAG, encoded by the coding sequence ATGAGTGTCACGGCGGGTGCTGCGCCGGCAGGTGTCGAGAGCGGCCCGGTGACCCGATCGGTCTGGCCCCGGTTGGAGCCGCTGCTGCCGCAGGTCAGCAAGCCGATCCAGTACGTCGGCGGCGAGCTGGGCGCGGTGACCAAGGACTGGGACGCGACGATCGTGCGTTGGGCTCTGATGTATCCGGACGCCTACGAGGTCGGACTGCCCAACCAGGGGGTGCAGATCCTCTACGAGGTGCTCAACGAGCAGCCGGACGTGCTGGCCGAGCGGACGTACGCGGTGTGGCCTGACCTGGAACGGCTGATGCGCGAGCACGGGGTGCCGCAGTTCACCGTCGACGCGCACCGGCCGGTCGGCGACTTCGACGTCTTCGGGATCTCGTTCGCCACCGAGCTGGGCTACACGAATCTGCTGACCGCGATCGACCTGGCCGGCATTCCGCTGCTGGCCGCCGACCGTACCGACGCGCACCCGGTGGTGCTGGCCGGTGGGCACGCGGCGTTCAACCCGGAGCCGATCGCGGACTTCATCGACGCGGCGGTGCTCGGCGACGGTGAGGAAGCCGTCCTGGAGATCACCGCGATCGTCCGGCAGTGGAAGGCCGACGGCTCGCCCGGCGGGCGCGACGAGCTGCTGTTGCGGCTGGCCCGTACGGAGAGCGTCTACGTGCCGCGCTTCTACGACGTCGACTACCTGCCGGACGGCCGGATCCAGCGGGTGGTGCCGAACCGGGCGGACGTGCCGTTCCGGGTGCACAAGCGCACCACGATGGACCTGGACGCGTGGCCGTACCCGAAGAAGCCGATCGTGCCGTTGGCCGAGACGGTGCACGAACGGTACGCGGTGGAGATCTTCCGGGGCTGTACGCGCGGCTGCCGGTTCTGCCAGGCCGGCATGATCACCCGTCCGGTGCGGGAACGATCGATCACCACGGTCGGCCAGATGGTCGCCGACGGCCTGGAGTACTCCGGCTTCCACGAGGTCGGCCTGTTGTCGCTGTCGTCGGCCGACCACTCGGAGATCGGCGACATGTGCTCGGGTCTGGCCGAGCAGTACGCGGGCACGAACGTGTCGCTGTCGTTGCCGTCGACCCGGGTCGACGCGTTCAACATCGAGCTGGCGCAGGAGCTGTCGCGCAACGGCCGGCGTACCGGGTTGACGTTCGCCCCGGAGGGTGGCTCGGAGCGGATCCGTCGGGTGATCAACAAGATGGTCTCGGAGGAGGACCTGATCCGGACCGTGGTGACGGCGTACACCAACGGTTGGCGTCAGGTGAAGCTCTACTTCATGTGCGGGTTGCCGACCGAGACCGACGAGGACGTGCTGCAGATCGCCCGGCTCGCGCACGAGGTGATCAAGGCGGGGCGGGCGGCGACCGGTTCCAAGGACATCCGCTGCACGGTGTCGATCGGCGGCTTCGTCCCCAAGCCGCACACCCCGTTCCAGTGGGCGTCGATGCAGTCGCCGGAGGTGATCGACAACCGGCTGCGGCTGCTCAAGCAGGCGATCAACGCCGACCGGTCGCTGGGGCGGGCGATCGGCTACCGCTACCACGACGGCCAGCCGTCGCTGATCGAAGGGCTGCTGTCGCGCGGTGACCGGCGGGTCGGCGCGGTGATCCGCCGGGTCTGGGAATCCGGCGGCCGGTTCGACGGCTGGAGCGAGCACTTCTCGTACCAGCGCTGGGTCGACGCGGCGGCCGAGACGTTGCCGGCGTACGGAGTCGATCTCGACTGGTACACGGCGCGCGAGCGGGACGCCACCGAGGTGCTGCCGTGGGATCACCTCGATTCGGGCCTGGACAAGGACTGGCTCTGGCAGGACTGGCAGGACGCGATGAGCGAGTACGAGCAGGACGACTGCCGATGGACGCCCTGTTTCGACTGCGGTGTCTGCCCGTCGATGGACACCGAGATCCAGATCGGCCCGACCGGGCAGAAACTGCTGCCGCTGACGCCGGTGAACACCGGTCTGCGGGCACCGGCCGCCGGCTGA
- a CDS encoding TIGR03936 family radical SAM-associated protein has product MQRIRIRYAKRGPLRFTSHRDFARAFERALRRAGVPVAFSQGFTPHPKISYASAAPTGVASEAEYLEIGLQRAVDPGELRVALDAALSPGLDVLDAVVASGGSLADRIDASRWRVELPGIEPDLARRAVEVFTAADEVLVERMTKQGRRTFDARAAVLRIAVVTGYGEPADSGIGPDAGLPSEVSSVPCAILDLVVRQVTPSVRPDDVLSGLRVMADLEPPVPPRVTRLAQGTLTAQVEIVDPLEADRVGQSPVNADRVPAGAQ; this is encoded by the coding sequence GTGCAGCGGATCCGGATCCGGTACGCCAAGCGTGGGCCGCTTCGGTTCACGTCGCACCGCGACTTCGCCCGGGCGTTCGAGCGCGCGTTGCGCCGGGCCGGCGTACCGGTCGCCTTCTCCCAGGGGTTCACGCCGCATCCGAAGATCTCCTACGCGAGCGCGGCACCGACCGGGGTGGCCAGCGAGGCCGAGTACCTGGAGATCGGCCTGCAGCGGGCCGTCGACCCGGGCGAGCTGCGCGTGGCGCTCGACGCGGCCCTGTCGCCGGGCCTGGACGTGCTCGACGCTGTCGTCGCCAGCGGCGGCAGCCTGGCGGACCGGATCGACGCGTCGCGGTGGCGCGTCGAGTTGCCGGGGATCGAGCCGGATCTCGCCCGGCGGGCGGTCGAGGTGTTCACCGCCGCCGACGAGGTGCTCGTCGAACGGATGACCAAGCAGGGGCGGCGGACCTTCGACGCGCGCGCGGCGGTGCTGCGGATCGCGGTGGTCACCGGGTACGGCGAACCGGCTGATTCAGGTATCGGACCGGATGCTGGCCTACCTTCCGAGGTCAGCTCGGTGCCGTGTGCGATACTCGACCTAGTCGTCCGGCAGGTCACCCCGTCGGTACGACCCGATGACGTCCTTTCCGGCCTGCGCGTCATGGCCGACCTGGAGCCGCCGGTGCCGCCCAGAGTGACCCGGCTAGCGCAGGGAACACTGACCGCGCAGGTGGAGATCGTCGATCCGTTGGAGGCGGATCGCGTCGGGCAGTCACCGGTGAACGCCGACCGTGTTCCGGCCGGCGCTCAGTAA